In Manis javanica isolate MJ-LG chromosome 9, MJ_LKY, whole genome shotgun sequence, one DNA window encodes the following:
- the KCTD4 gene encoding BTB/POZ domain-containing protein KCTD4 has product MERKINRRDKEKEYEGKHNSLEDADQGKNCKSTLITLNVGGYLYITQKQTLTKYPDTFLEGIVNGKILCPFDADGHYFIDRDGLLFRHVLNFLRNGELLLPEGFRENQLLAQEAEFFQIKGLAEEVKSRWEKEQLTPRETTFLEITDNHDRSQGLRIFCNAPDFITKIKSRIVLVSKSRLDGFPEEFSVSSNIIQFKYFIKSENGTRLVLKEDNTFVCTLETLKFEAIMMALKCGFRLLTSLDCSKGSIVHSDALHFIK; this is encoded by the coding sequence atggagcgtaaaataaacagaagagacaaagaaaaggagTATGAAGGGAAACACAACAGCTTGGAAGATGCTGACCAAGGAAAGAACTGCAAATCCACACTGATCACCCTCAACGTTGGTGGATATCTATACATTACTCAAAAACAAACACTGACCAAGTACCCAGACACTTTTCTTGAAGGTAtagtaaatggaaaaattctcTGCCCGTTTGATGCCGATGGTCATTATTTCATAGACAGGGATGGGCTCCTTTTCAGGCACGTCCTAAACTTCCTACGAAATGGAGAACTTCTACTGCCTGAAGGGTTTCGAGAAAATCAACTTCTTGCACAAGAAGCAGAATTCTTTCAGATCAAGGGACTGGCGGAGGAAGTGAAATCCAGGTGGGAAAAAGAACAGCTAACACCCAGAGAGACTACTTTCTTGGAAATAACCGATAACCATGATCGCTCACAAGGACTGAGAATCTTCTGTAATGCTCCTgattttataacaaaaataaaatctcgCATTGTTCTGGTGTCCAAAAGCAGGCTGGATGGATTTCCAGAGGAGTTTTCAGTATCATCAAATATCATTCAATTTAAATACTTCATAAAGTCTGAAAATGGCACTCGGCTTGTactaaaggaagacaacaccttTGTCTGTACCTTGGAAACTCTTAAGTTTGAGGCTATAATGATGGCCTTAAAGTGTGGTTTTAGGCTACTGACCAGCCTGGATTGTTCCAAAGGGTCAATTGTTCACAGCGATGCACTTCATTTTATCAAGTAA